gggtataaggacagagggtctgaggacagagggtctgaggacagagggtctaaggacagagggtctaaggacagagggtctaaagacagagggtgtagtatcctgtacagtctgtaaacactgagacaaatgtgtaatttgtgatttctggttatacaaataaatgttatttgatAAAGTAATGACTTAATATTTCAAACTATTGACATGTCTATGTAAAAATCAGAATTCAAATATAGAGGCGTAAACATTGAAAGTCACATTAATGGAAACAGAAGTGTCCTGCAGATGAGACGCTTCATTGAAAGTCTCACATTATTCCTTTAGCTGCACAGGTGGCGCCCCCTGCTGCTTACTGCATGCTCAGCACAtttacaggtatacactgttaAATATGTCTTAAACTTATGAAaagtttattaaatatgatgcttttatttccaatactttataaatatgtatttaattataaatatatatttatggtttATTATGGCCATTGTATGGGTAAAAAATAAGATAGTTATACAAATTGGTTAATTAGttaatatgtaaaatacattttttataaatatatatattaataaataatataaatatatgtataagtaatataaatatttacaaatatatttataaataatatacatatttataaatgtatatagttCTGGTCACCATTGTTGGCACCCTTGAATTTGTATAACCTGTACAATATCTtcagaaataaatggaaatgtacAAAGTTTTTATCATCAGAATATTTTAATAGGATGTTCAAAGTAattcaacaaagaaaacattatttttcaacTTGCATgtagtaatttaaaaaaataaatataaaatatgaccTGGACAGTAATAACGACACCCTTccttaatatttggttgcacaCCCTTTGGCAACGATGACTGCCTCCAAACGTTTCTTTAGCCATCTATAAGCTTCTTGCACTTGTCAGCTGGTAGTTTCTCCCACTCTTCCTTTGCAATTTGTTCAAGCTCTTGAACGTTTGCAGGATTCCTTTCCCCAATGGCAGACTTCAGTTCTCTCCAGAGATTTTCAATGGGATTGAGATCAGGACTCATTGCTGGCCAATTTCAAACAGTaaatcttttccttttcaacCATTCTTGAGTGCTTTTGGATGTGTGCTTTGGGTCTTTATCGTGCTGGAGAACCCATGATCTTCCACCCAAACCTTTTCCTTATAAGCTTCATTTCGTCGTCTATAAACAAATTGCTGGTGTGTTttgccaaaaagctctattttggtttCGTCTGTCCACAGAAGGATTGTGGTTTGTCCAGGTACTCTTTGGCAAAGAACAGTCGATCCTTTTTATCCCCACAGTTTGCATCAACCTTCGAAGACTTCTCGCATTGATTTTCCTCTTACCACCACGTCCAGGGAGGTTCTTAACAGTTCCATGCTTAGCAAACTTCTTAATAACTTTGCGCACTGTTGAAACAGGGCTACCAAGGTCTTTGGAGATGGCATTGTACCCTTTAGAGGTCTTGTGTTTGGTGATTATTGCACTTCTGATGCTCTCAGACAGCTCCCTTGTCTTCACCATTGTGAAAGAGGAACAGGGACGAACAAGTGGCTTTTTTTAAGCATTAGTTGGTTAATTCAAGTCATGTCAAGTCacttttttatagttttttaaagtgttattgtTTCATCATCTGTACCGAACATCCGTGTCTGGAGACCAAAGATGTTCCACTGGATTCATTTTTTTCCAGTAGATATTCTATTTCATGGGTGCCAATAATGGTGACCagaactgtatatatatatttatggttcAGGTTAGGTTTATTATGGCCATTGTTTGGGTACAAAATAAGATACTCAGCATATTCTGACATTATAAGTCATGCATTTACTCATTCTATTTTAGGTCATCCACTActtttcttgtaaatgtgtGACTTTAATTTGAGATATGTCTGATTCTTTTCTCATAATTttaccactttaatctcagagaacaTGAAAGATTAGTTTTCTTGTAATTGTACTATTGTTCAGTCCCTTCCCCCTGCACTGGCCTTAAAACTACATCGACTTCAGTCAATGTTTCTAATATGCTGTTTGAGGgatttaaatgataaatcagAAGAATTCTGTAGGTTTTGACTTGTACACACAAAACAGTTTGAAAGATCGTCTGTAAATCTGAACGTTTATTATTACAACAGTCAATACAAGCAGGTGGTGTCCCTGAACGCACCTGAGAAGAACAAGTTCACGTTACATCGGAAACAAGAAGTTTTCATGAAGAAGATCAGTGTCGTCACAAAGTAAATCCAGATCAAATAATGAGGAGGAAATTAAAAGTGTTCAGGATGTTAATATCCTCCCCTGTACCCTCCTCCCCCCCCGCCTCTGTatcctcccccacctcctctataacctcctcctccacttctataacctcctcctccacttctataacctcctcctccacttctgtagcccccacctcctcccctgTACCCTCCTCCCCCATATCCTCCCCGGTACCCTCCCCCTCCGTCGAAGCGTGCCATCTTTGGAGGTCGTGGTCCGTCTCCcatcctgcagagagaagacgagaaagtagtgtgtgtgtgtgtgagtgtgagtgtgagtgtgtgagtgtgagtgtgtgtgtgtgtgtgtgtgtgtgagtgggtgagtgtgagtgtgtgtgtgagtgtgtgtgtgtgtgtgagagagagtgtgagtgtgagtgtgagtgtgtgtgtgtgtgtggtgagtgtgagtgtgtgtgagtgtgtgtgtgtgtgagagagagtgtgagtgtgagtgtgagtgtgtgtgtgagagagagtgtgagtgtgagtgtgagtgtgagtgtgtgtgtgtgtgtgtgtgtgtgtgtgtgagtgggtgagtgtgagtgtgtgtgtgagtgtgtgtgtgtgtgtgagagagagtgtgagtgtgagtgtgagtgtgtgtgtgagagagtgtgagtgtgagtgtgagtgtgtgtgtgtgtgtgtgtgtgtacgtgtgtgtacgtaccTCTGGTTGTTGACCATCAGGTTGAGTCCAGCTGCTGAGGGTTTGGATGTGAGTCTGATGATGTTCAGCAGCTGCTGGTTGCTCGGGTCCATCTGTCTGATGTATTCTGGGTCTTTGCTCACCTCCACCACCAGAGCCTCCAGTCCTGCGCGCAGGGCAGCGACCCCGCCCGCCGCCTCGTGAGGAATCCTCAATTTAATCCTGGACACATTATTGTGAAAGGTCATCACTCACTTCCTGTGGGACACTGGAGCATCACAGGGTTCATACAGTAACTTAGATTTCAGACTTTAAATGCCACTCTGACAATAACCACgaataaaatgtgatgtttgaaacattttgtgcaCAAAATAAACGGAGATCCAGATCTGCGTGTCGTTAATGCGAGACGCAGTCGGTAAATTacgtattatttattttgagtttctaaattgtctttctttcttcccgtatcttagcatttttaagacttttgaaagattgatttaaaacattttaataaaaaattaagGCCGTTTTTAAGATAAATGAATTCATGAATACTTTTTAAGGACCCCAGGGTTCCCACACCTTCTTAAACATcaattcaaggactttccaggcccaattcccTTAAATTCAAGGACCTAACACGGCATAGTTAGAGACACGTATCAAGGTTAACTACCGCTGAGGCGGGTGGAGCGTGAAACACGAACCCTCTGCAGGAGACGCAGACAGCGGAGCGTCCACTACTTTCTGATTTCAATTTTTATTcttacacaaaatatataaattcaaacACTTTCAATGACCCAGGGCTAATTTCAAAACTTTCAAGGCCTTTAGCGTTTAAATCAATGTGGAGGTTGTCACATGGAAGCAAACAGGACACATGAGGATTTGAATTTTAAAAGCCACATTTGTTCTGTTGAAATTAAATTATGAAATTTCTTGATTTGCAATTTCAAAAGATGAAACGTAATCTTTTTCTCCAATCGTCGTTCTCTCTGAGCGCCATCGTTTGTGGGAATCATCACAGAGCAGCTGTGATGATTCCCAGtcacagctgctctgcacttctgctgctctgcacttCTGCTACTCTGcacttctgctgctctgcacttCTGCTGCTCTACACTTCTGCTGCTCTAcacttctgctgctctgcacttctgctgctctgcacttCTGCTACTCTGCACTTCTGCTGCTCTAcacttctgctgctctgcacttctgctgctctgcacttcagctgctctacacttCTGCTGCTCTAcacttctgctgctctgcacttCTCCTGCTCTAcacttctgctgctctgcacttCTGCTGCTCTAcacttctgctgctctgcacttCTGCTACTCTGCActtcagctgctctgcacttctgctgctctgcacttcagctgctctgcacttctgctgctctgcagttcagctgctctgctgtcctcaccAGTCGTCCAGCACCACGACGTCTCCGTCAGAGGTGATCCTCTGGCAGGcgaacagcagcagctgcagaggaCTCACCAGCGTCATCCCTTTGGCCGAGATCGCTCGGGTTCGGATCTGaaacgcagaaacacacagattcTCCGTGAGACCCGAAGAACTCAATCAAGTTACCGTTTGTGTGTTCTCCTTTTCCAGAACCTTGCCTCGACTGAAGCTACAACCGGAGGGCAACAGGAAGTCGCTTCACTGGTTCTGGTTTCTGTTTCGAatgcttcattttcatttgttttgtttgatttcatcgacgtgtgtgtggtgaacaaaggtgtgtgtgtgtgtgcgtgtgtaaaattaccgtattttccgcactataaggcgcacttaaaagcctttcattttctcaaaaagcgacagtgcgccttataatccggagcgctttatatatggattaattctggttgtgtttactgatctcgaagcgattttgtgtggtacacggcgctctgtcaaaatgttttagtacgactttggtaaactacaaagccgcaccgcttgcagcattacggctaccgtagtcaggagcgtcgcggagtaatacatactgtgcttcaccataatattacagtgtgtgtgtataaggaccccaaaatggcacctgtcaagagacacgcttacgacgcggacttcaaactcaaggctatcagtcacgcagtagaacatgggaatagagcagctgcgagagaattcaacattaatgaatcaatggtacggaagtggacgaagcaagaagatgacctgcgccaagtaaagaagaccacaCAGAGTTTCCGAGGGAACCAAGCGAGATGGCCACAGATAGAGGACAACATTGAACAGTGGGTTATTGAACAGAGAGCAGCGGGTAGAAGCGTCTCTACAGTCTCtatgttgagagttattgtgaacacgtttaataaagtttgactgactgacttatctgactgttttgtttcgcttaatgcgccttatagtccgatgcgctctatagtgcggaaaatacggtaagTTCattgataaaatataaaatcaggGGTCGGACCCGATAATTATTCACTTCCTTCGACTCTTTTTCGAACAggaaatactttattatattgtttattgaGTTTGCTcgataaatgtttaaaataaatttaaaataaaacatattatcaTAACAGCGTTTGGAACCTTCTCACTGAACACGAAGAAGGGGGAGGGGTAGGTCATGTCGTGGCTGCTGAAGGGGCAGTTGACAGAGGACTTGTGGATGAGGGCGTTGCGCCCCTCGGTGGTCAggatcttcctcttctctttgtggTAGCACACGTTGGGGTACGAGCCGAAGGTCAGCAGAGAAACCACCACGTCCAGGTTGTTGTCCGGTCCCACCGTGTTGAACATCTGCGTCATGAGGCACTCTGACGGGGACGACATGAACACTTCAACATCGCTCACAAAAACCGGAGGAGGGCTGCTTCTGAGATGCGTTCAGGTACCTTCAGGGAATCCAGCGTTGACCAGGATGTCCTTCAGCTGGACTTTGGCCTCCCAGGTCATCCTGAGAGTCGACATGTTGAGACGTTTGTGCTCACAGAAACGTTCCTTCTGCGTCCTCGCCGTTAATCCTGAGCGGGAACAGAacgacacacacatatatatatatatatagcatgtACAAatacatagagacagagagaaagaagaaagagagagagagatagagaaaagagagaataaagagagatagagagagagagagagagagaaaaagaaagagagagatggtagagagagagagagagaaaaagaaagagagagagagagagagaaaaaaagagagagagagagagataaaaagaaagaagagagagatgagaggagaaaaagaagaaagataggagagagagatatagatatataaaaatatttagatatacaagagagtgagaagagatagatatatagaataaatatagaatagatatatatatatagagagataataTAACAAAGATgatatagagagaagagagagagagataaaaaaattagtatatatagaaacacagatatatatagagagataatatatagatatagtatagatatagatacaaaCAGGAaggtagagagatagagaaacagatagtatatatagtagaggatatatatatatataataatagtatagaTAGTTATAGATATGAGATATAGAGAAGATTAGATAAGATGGGTTATGttataatatagatatacagatatagatatatatatatagaattatgtatatgtattacacatatatatatatatatatatataatatacacaataGATATAGGTATatggatatatacatatagtatattatatatatgtatatatcaatatatatatatatatgtatattataacatatacattatatagatatatatatatatatatatatatatatacatatacatataccatattatacatatataactaGAGACATATACACAGATTacatatacatcatatacatatatatatatagatatacatatatattatatactatatacacatatatatatatattatatatatatatatatatggtgtatatattatatatatatatatatatgtgtatatatatataagtgtatatgtatataataggtaccatatatatgtatatgtgtatatatatatatatgtacatatattatatatgtgtatatataatatatatgtatatgtatatatatatagtgtattatatatatatatgtacctatatatattatgtgtatatatattataatatcgaGGAGGTATATGTATAGAGAGATAgggggagagatgaggagagagagagggaaagagataTATAGGATGTGTATAGAGATATGATGGGATAGGTATAGAGAGAGGGACAtatagaggcagagagagaggtaaagagatagagaaaaataacagaatatatagagataaatataaatatagacatAGACAGATATACATAGAGATATATATGAGAAATAGAAAAAGGAGTATAGATATAATAGATGGCTAGATGTATAgggatatatatgtagatgtgaTATATGTagattatagtattatatgtaagagagagggaaatgagagatagaaagattagaaagatacagatatatatatatatagagatacatatatatagaaatataaaatatagtattacatatacagatagagagagatatagagatataggatataaaatatatattacattatacatatatatatatagatatacacaaccacacagagatagtatagatatatagatatagatatagattataaaCACACCCagataacatatatatatatatagatatagatatatatacacacacaaacac
The sequence above is drawn from the Cottoperca gobio unplaced genomic scaffold, fCotGob3.1 fCotGob3_201arrow_ctg1, whole genome shotgun sequence genome and encodes:
- the dhx9 gene encoding ATP-dependent RNA helicase A, with translation MRCAPSPPPRVSRSLSSARANVSASCTETSRAAGSPTTWLCCPSSRPGTTSGLTARTQKERFCEHKRLNMSTLRMTWEAKVQLKDILVNAGFPEECLMTQMFNTVGPDNNLDVVVSLLTFGSYPNVCYHKEKRKILTTEGRNALIHKSSVNCPFSSHDMTYPSPFFVFSEKIRTRAISAKGMTLVSPLQLLLFACQRITSDGDVVVLDDWIKLRIPHEAAGGVAALRAGLEALVVEVSKDPEYIRQMDPSNQQLLNIIRLTSKPSAAGLNLMVNNQRMGDGPRPPKMARFDGGGGYRGGYGGGGYRGGGAFRDTTCLY